GACTCATTCAAGTTGTATGAGTATCCCATGGTCCTAATTCAGATACCCATGTGCAACGAGAGGGAGGTAATGAACTCAATTCTAGCTTCCAACCTTCTCATCTTTTTCTGCTACTTCTTTTTCTGATTTAATTGATAGATATTTCAAGTCTGATGTTGTTAGAACTCGATTCTACCTCAAAAGCAATCTGTGTTCGGTGGATTCTCCTAAATTTTGAATTGATCAGGTGTATGAACAATCGATCTCTGCTGTCTGCCAAATCGACTGGCCTAAAGATCGGATGCTAATCCAAGTGCTCGATGATTCTGACGACGAGGCCATCCAGATCTTAATCAGAGCAGAGGTTTCTAAGTGGAGTCAGCGAGGTACAAACATCGTCTACCGACACCGGTTGGTTAGGACTGGTTATAAAGCTGGAAATCTGAAATCAGCAATGGGCTGTGATTATGTTCAGAATTACGAGTTTGTGGCGATATTTGATGCTGACTTCCAACCAAATCCTGATTTCCTTAAGCTAACTATTCCACATTTTAAGGTAAAGATGCCTTATAGATCAGTCGGTAATCATCAGTTCAATTGATACATCATATGTACTACCTGTGATTCAGGGAAATCCTGAGCTTGGATTAGTTCAGGCACGGTGGAGTTTCGTAAACAAGGATGAGAACCTGTTGACTCGTCTCCAATATATCAATCTTTGCTTTCATTTCGAAGTTGAGCAGCAGGTAAATGGAGTTCTTTTGAATTTCTTTGGTTTTAATGGAACTGCGGGCGTGTGGAGAATCAAAGCATTGGAGGATTCAGGAGGTTGGCTGGAGAGAACCACCGTAGAGGATATGGACATTGCCGTTCGTGCACACCTCAAAGGTTGGAAGTTCATCTTCCTAAATGATGTCAAGGTAGTACCAAATCCATCTGAAACTCTCATGCTCCTTTAatccttccttccttctccaGCTAACTCCATCTGCCAAGGCAGGTCCTCTGTGAAGTCCCAGAATCTTACGAGGCTTACCGAAAACAGCAGCACCGATGGCACTCTGGACCGATGCACCTATTTCGCTTATGTCTTCCAGATATTATTAGATCAAAGGTTTGTTATCTCCTTGAACATCAACCGGTTCAGTGAATCTGAAAATTCATATTCTAACTTAATCTTTTACAGATATCGATATGGAAGAAGGCTAACTTGATCCTGCTGTTCTTTCTTTTAAGGAAGTTAATCCTTCCATTCTATTCTTTCACATTGTTTTGTGTAATTCTTCCCGTCACGATGTTCGTCCCTGAGGCTGAGCTACCTGTTTGGGTAATTTGTTATGTGCCGGTCCTCATGTCCTTCCTCAACATTCTCCCAGCACCAAGATCTTTTCCGTTCATCGTGCCATATCTTCTCTTTGAGAACACCATGTCGGTCACCAAATTCAATGCCATGGTCTCAGGATTGTTCCAACTTGGGAGTTCATATGAATGGATTGTTACCAAGAAAACAGGCAGGTCATCAGAGTCAGACCTATTAGCAGCAGCAGAGAGGGAATCAAAGAGCATGAGTCTTTCAAAAATCCATAAAGGTGTATCAGAAAGTGAACTCAGTGAGCTGAGCAAATTGCAGGAGGAACAGGGAAAAGCTCTACCTCCTGTTAGGAAGGAAAACAAGATTTACAAAAAGGAGTTAGCTCTTGCTTTTCTCCTCCTCGTCGCTGCGGCTCGAAGCCTGCTGTCTGCCCAGGGAATTCACTTCTACTTTCTTCTCTTCCAAGGAGTATCGTTCCTTTTAGTCGGTCTTGATCTCATCGGAGAGCAGATGAGCTGATACGAGTAAACAAAGAAGAAGGAAAGGTACTCAACTGCTTAATTATCCAGCTGCACTTTAATGGAGAACAACATTTATTCACACATTGATACTATATCATATGTGAGTATGCTTGTTCAGTTCAAGAAATTATAATCCGAATTCTGGTTCTTCATCTTTGACACATTATACTGGAGGTTGCTATCTCATCTTGAACAATAAGATTATGGATAGGATTCTGGTCAACATTCTTCTTTCTCGATCGATATTCTTGTAAAGCCAAGAACTCAGGGTTGGCTTCTCTTCCAGCATAAAACCATCTGTAATTTTAATTGTTAATAGAGTTTGATTTCTTTTTAGGTATATATGATTGAGCAACACTTTATGTTTGAGCCGATTCAGTCTGTTTCTGAAATTAAGGATATACTCATTTCTGAATTGCCTTCATGAATCTGCTGAACTGCTGCTTTCCTACACTTACCACTGATCTGTGTCCTTTTTGTtccttgttgatgatgatgatgactgtcAAATGGATTTGGCCTTAGGAACTGTCGGCAGGGGCATCGTCGGGTGTGAGGGAGTGTGTGGAAAACCAAGGCATTGGTTAGCACCTACCACCCCTCAATTATGTACTGAATGATTGAGGAGGGAGAAGGGTCCCAAAGCTGAAGCATATGGGCACATTCACTGGATCTCTTGCTCATGCTCCATGACAGAATGCTGACATCCCCTTGTTGTAATGTTGTCAACTGGTTTAGATGGCCAACAACCATTCTTTAGCTGTGGATTCTGGTCACTTGCCTGCTAGAAAAGAAATCACCTCATCTCTGTTCAGCTTCCTTGTGTTCTCTGGCCATCGCTCGTCCTCGTTGCCACCGCTGTTGGACATGGATCTGTGTCGATCCAGCAGGAAGTTGGAGACACTTCCATTGTTAATTTTTACAAGC
The window above is part of the Musa acuminata AAA Group cultivar baxijiao chromosome BXJ2-6, Cavendish_Baxijiao_AAA, whole genome shotgun sequence genome. Proteins encoded here:
- the LOC135614224 gene encoding probable xyloglucan glycosyltransferase 5 codes for the protein MAPRLDFSDWWTRNSRKGTPVIVTMENPNYSVLEIDGPDEEAFGSMEKDRGKNAKQFSWNLLLKAHRAVGCVAWSATALWALLGVIKKRLISRQGVETQGEKPGRGRLLLRVLRMFLVLSVVALAFEFVAYWNGWHFQKPNLQLPENLHIPETTEIRGWLHSAYLSWLLFRADYIAHPIQMLTNVCIVLFIIQSADRMILCLGCFWIKFKKIKPRIDGDSFKLYEYPMVLIQIPMCNEREVYEQSISAVCQIDWPKDRMLIQVLDDSDDEAIQILIRAEVSKWSQRGTNIVYRHRLVRTGYKAGNLKSAMGCDYVQNYEFVAIFDADFQPNPDFLKLTIPHFKGNPELGLVQARWSFVNKDENLLTRLQYINLCFHFEVEQQVNGVLLNFFGFNGTAGVWRIKALEDSGGWLERTTVEDMDIAVRAHLKGWKFIFLNDVKVLCEVPESYEAYRKQQHRWHSGPMHLFRLCLPDIIRSKISIWKKANLILLFFLLRKLILPFYSFTLFCVILPVTMFVPEAELPVWVICYVPVLMSFLNILPAPRSFPFIVPYLLFENTMSVTKFNAMVSGLFQLGSSYEWIVTKKTGRSSESDLLAAAERESKSMSLSKIHKGVSESELSELSKLQEEQGKALPPVRKENKIYKKELALAFLLLVAAARSLLSAQGIHFYFLLFQGVSFLLVGLDLIGEQMS